A stretch of the Sulfurospirillum sp. UCH001 genome encodes the following:
- a CDS encoding FixH family protein, producing MKKILGMFLAVALSLGSAFGAEALSKKGMAGNLEVEYSTLKPISQGMNLIKVKVMDGAKEVKDAKVSVIASMPAMPGMHAMEEKADAVYKDGAYEANVIFSMNGTWQINIVIESADGKKQRLKSSVNL from the coding sequence ATGAAGAAGATATTAGGAATGTTCCTAGCGGTGGCGTTAAGCCTTGGTAGTGCTTTTGGTGCAGAAGCGCTTTCTAAAAAAGGTATGGCAGGCAATTTAGAAGTAGAGTACAGTACGCTAAAGCCTATCTCTCAGGGGATGAATCTCATCAAAGTAAAAGTCATGGATGGCGCTAAAGAGGTAAAAGATGCGAAAGTGAGCGTCATCGCTTCAATGCCAGCAATGCCTGGAATGCACGCTATGGAAGAAAAAGCAGATGCTGTATATAAAGACGGTGCGTATGAAGCTAATGTGATCTTCTCTATGAACGGTACATGGCAGATTAACATCGTGATAGAGAGCGCTGATGGCAAAAAACAGCGATTAAAATCAAGTGTGAACCTCTAA
- a CDS encoding YciI-like protein gives MYYILFYNYVDNIIEKRVPFREAHLALATSFVESGELLLGGAFANPADGAILIFKVENKAQVEAFVKQDPYVQNGLVTSWNIREWSVVVGAAL, from the coding sequence ATGTATTACATTCTTTTTTACAACTATGTTGATAACATCATTGAAAAACGTGTTCCTTTTAGAGAGGCGCATCTTGCCCTCGCAACCTCTTTCGTAGAGAGTGGAGAATTACTTCTTGGCGGTGCTTTTGCAAATCCCGCAGATGGTGCTATTCTTATCTTTAAAGTCGAAAATAAAGCACAAGTAGAAGCATTTGTCAAACAAGACCCCTATGTTCAAAACGGTCTTGTCACAAGCTGGAATATTCGCGAGTGGAGTGTCGTTGTGGGTGCAGCATTGTAA
- a CDS encoding iron ABC transporter permease encodes MQKLKYALAPSLGLLIALPIFALFIYFMIQGNVSVANFHASELLLYAKNTLFILLGAAFLVLLLGISTAFMSARFEYTGSRFFTLAFVLPLSFPAYIIGYTYVGFFEFHGILSTLLGLPKFKLDILTIYGVIAILSFAMFPYVYILARVSFASISSTVVELVSLKQLSPLKAFWSVYLPLAYPAIFAGLVLSLMEVLSDYGTVAYFGVDTFSVGIFKSWFGYGNLKEAINLSMMLLVVVFGLMFGEARLRAKFRFISSTHSAKKAAKIKLKGWRNVMIFMLSLLIATVTLFIPLGVLLYWFYLDFHTLEWETFGYLYRTLSLNGISSLCIIALAFMMVYASRFYPSRWGVLSQKLSMLGYSIPGAIVGIGILLLTNFIDQSLGKVVLGGSFVALVFAYLTRYFAASIGSVENGFSKIDKSIDDATKVFGTDEFERIFRVYLPLMRPYLLSGFLILYIDLAKELPATLLLRPFNYDTIAIRIYELASNEILYKSAFPSLLLVGTTAIAVLLLNSKFVRGRR; translated from the coding sequence ATGCAAAAACTTAAATACGCGCTAGCCCCTTCTTTGGGGCTACTCATTGCTCTACCTATTTTTGCACTGTTCATCTATTTTATGATACAAGGTAATGTTTCAGTTGCAAATTTTCATGCTTCAGAGCTTTTACTCTATGCAAAAAATACGCTTTTTATTCTCCTTGGAGCGGCTTTTTTAGTGCTGCTTTTGGGCATCAGTACAGCATTTATGAGTGCGCGTTTTGAGTACACAGGAAGCCGTTTTTTTACGCTTGCTTTTGTACTGCCTTTATCGTTTCCTGCCTACATCATCGGCTATACGTATGTGGGATTTTTTGAGTTTCATGGCATCCTTTCCACACTTCTAGGGCTTCCAAAATTTAAACTCGATATTTTAACTATCTACGGCGTTATCGCCATTCTCTCTTTTGCGATGTTTCCTTATGTTTACATCTTAGCACGCGTTTCGTTTGCATCTATCTCTTCAACCGTGGTTGAACTGGTTTCTCTAAAACAGCTTTCTCCTCTCAAAGCGTTTTGGAGTGTCTATCTGCCTTTGGCATACCCCGCTATTTTTGCAGGGCTTGTGCTCTCGTTGATGGAGGTGTTAAGCGATTACGGTACGGTAGCTTACTTTGGGGTTGATACCTTTAGTGTGGGCATTTTTAAAAGTTGGTTTGGCTATGGCAATTTAAAAGAGGCGATCAATCTCTCTATGATGCTTTTAGTCGTGGTGTTTGGTTTGATGTTTGGCGAAGCGCGCTTAAGAGCAAAGTTTCGGTTTATCAGCTCAACACACAGTGCCAAAAAAGCCGCGAAAATAAAGCTAAAAGGATGGAGAAATGTCATGATTTTTATGCTCTCACTGCTTATAGCCACAGTAACGCTTTTCATCCCTTTGGGTGTACTTTTGTACTGGTTTTATCTTGATTTTCACACCCTAGAATGGGAAACATTCGGTTATTTGTATCGCACGTTGAGTCTTAATGGCATTTCTTCTTTATGCATCATCGCTTTAGCGTTTATGATGGTCTATGCTTCACGGTTTTATCCAAGCAGATGGGGTGTGCTAAGTCAAAAACTCTCCATGCTAGGTTACTCCATCCCTGGGGCGATTGTGGGCATTGGCATTTTGCTTCTCACCAATTTTATCGACCAAAGTCTTGGAAAAGTGGTGCTTGGAGGCTCTTTTGTTGCGCTGGTTTTTGCTTATTTGACGCGTTATTTTGCTGCAAGTATAGGCTCAGTTGAAAACGGTTTTAGTAAGATCGACAAAAGCATTGATGATGCGACAAAGGTTTTTGGAACAGATGAGTTTGAGCGCATTTTTAGAGTCTATCTGCCTTTGATGCGACCTTATTTGCTCAGTGGTTTTTTGATTCTCTACATCGACCTTGCCAAAGAGCTTCCCGCAACTTTGCTTCTTAGACCCTTTAACTATGACACCATTGCGATTCGCATTTACGAACTAGCCAGTAACGAGATACTCTATAAAAGTGCTTTTCCATCGCTTTTATTGGTGGGCACAACCGCCATTGCTGTTTTATTACTTAATTCAAAATTTGTACGAGGTAGAAGATGA
- a CDS encoding TolC family protein: MKRALLVVAFAGYAWAQSELLSLAYSHNHELKALESELSALEKEVDLSKIWENPTLNLGVNDIFLREPLIRNQEAQNEAISLSQKIPLGGKLDIKESIALQDVAIKKLELQTKKLEMQQEIATLEQTYVRITQDLALVAKYEKILEDLKNAHLAYNTTSAHYVDTLNNTILQKNLSIEKKTLLKEKASLERKLESILATSMPEWHAKEGLLSYGLSDEEKRLEKAPKLQLQNLQSTKELLNLRYEKATKIPDVTISLGYNRRQGRDDYAFLGFEIPLPIYGKENLSIQKAKLTHSASEQSVLNTQKQLLFELKDELLNKELQYDKIALSKEVLHENQKMYEVLQSTALSQNDALLSLLNVLTQMLEAQKQINANTFAYNESIIKIYTLLGEPL, from the coding sequence ATGAAACGAGCTCTTTTAGTCGTAGCCTTTGCGGGCTACGCATGGGCTCAAAGTGAGCTTCTCTCTTTAGCCTACAGCCATAACCATGAACTTAAAGCGCTTGAGTCAGAACTAAGTGCTCTCGAAAAAGAGGTTGATCTAAGCAAGATTTGGGAAAATCCAACTCTCAATTTGGGTGTAAACGATATTTTCTTACGTGAGCCGCTTATTCGAAATCAAGAAGCCCAAAATGAGGCTATTTCACTCTCTCAAAAAATTCCGTTGGGTGGAAAGCTTGACATCAAAGAGTCGATTGCTCTGCAAGATGTTGCTATCAAAAAGTTAGAGCTTCAAACCAAAAAGCTAGAGATGCAACAAGAGATTGCTACGCTAGAGCAAACGTATGTGCGCATCACGCAAGATTTAGCATTGGTTGCAAAGTATGAGAAAATACTAGAAGATCTTAAAAACGCTCATCTTGCTTACAATACCACCAGCGCGCACTATGTCGATACGCTGAACAACACGATTTTGCAGAAAAATCTCTCCATAGAGAAAAAAACACTGCTTAAAGAGAAGGCTTCGCTTGAGCGAAAACTAGAGAGTATTTTGGCGACTTCTATGCCTGAATGGCATGCAAAAGAGGGGCTTTTGAGCTATGGGCTGAGTGATGAAGAGAAGCGTTTGGAGAAAGCACCTAAGTTACAGCTTCAAAACCTTCAAAGTACAAAAGAGCTTTTAAATTTACGCTATGAAAAAGCGACCAAAATCCCTGATGTCACCATTAGTTTAGGTTACAATCGAAGACAAGGACGAGATGACTACGCCTTTTTAGGCTTTGAGATACCACTGCCTATCTATGGCAAAGAAAATCTCTCTATTCAAAAAGCAAAACTGACCCATTCAGCTTCAGAGCAAAGTGTCTTAAATACACAAAAACAGCTTCTTTTTGAACTAAAAGACGAGTTACTCAACAAAGAGTTGCAATACGACAAAATCGCTCTTTCTAAAGAGGTGTTGCATGAAAATCAGAAGATGTATGAAGTGCTTCAAAGTACAGCGCTTTCTCAAAATGACGCTCTTTTGAGCCTTTTAAATGTCCTAACGCAAATGCTTGAAGCCCAAAAACAGATCAACGCCAATACCTTTGCGTATAACGAGTCTATCATCAAAATTTACACGCTTTTAGGAGAGCCATTATGA
- a CDS encoding response regulator transcription factor, giving the protein MKILLLEDDPILSEIIEEFLVEHGLHVTLFYDGKEALDAIFENKFDILVLDINVPSLSGFELLKTLKDANITTPVIFITSLDQISDVKKGFALGAEDYLKKPFELEELLVRIERTKKLHHIEENTLVHLAPQISYDPQNFQIITPEQTYNLRKKEAQLLEYFLAHQNRLLSFEEIIEEVWRFDEVPTHSTLRTYIKNLRSFGLESLIENIKGVGYRFKCL; this is encoded by the coding sequence ATGAAAATCCTACTCTTAGAAGATGACCCCATTCTTAGCGAAATTATTGAAGAGTTTTTAGTCGAACATGGCTTGCATGTGACACTCTTCTACGATGGTAAAGAAGCGCTTGATGCCATTTTTGAAAACAAATTTGACATCTTGGTCTTAGACATCAATGTTCCAAGCCTGAGTGGTTTTGAGCTTTTAAAAACGCTCAAAGACGCGAACATCACGACACCTGTCATCTTCATCACCTCATTGGATCAAATCAGCGATGTGAAAAAAGGCTTTGCCTTGGGAGCGGAGGATTACCTCAAAAAACCCTTTGAGCTTGAAGAGCTTTTGGTACGCATCGAACGTACCAAAAAACTGCATCATATCGAAGAAAACACCCTTGTGCATTTAGCACCGCAGATCAGTTACGATCCGCAAAATTTTCAGATCATCACACCTGAGCAAACGTACAATCTTCGCAAAAAAGAGGCACAGCTTTTGGAGTATTTTTTAGCGCATCAAAATCGTCTTTTGAGTTTTGAAGAGATCATCGAAGAGGTGTGGCGTTTTGATGAAGTACCTACACATTCAACGCTTCGTACCTACATCAAAAACTTGCGTAGTTTCGGGCTTGAGAGTCTTATAGAGAATATCAAAGGAGTAGGTTATCGCTTTAAGTGCTTATGA
- a CDS encoding ABC transporter ATP-binding protein, with the protein MKLIVTIENLHKRFCKGSICVANEVTFSIQEGEIFTILGRSGSGKTTLLRMLSGLETPDSGRICIGDKVVFGAKTNLPPNQRDIAIVFQNYALLPHLNIAQNIAFGSKASKDEVLAVMQKTKIDALASKYPHEISGGQQQRVALARAILDKPKILLLDEPLSNIDTELRAILRAELKEMIKLFGITALFITHDKEDAFYLSDRIAIMDGGDILQIGTPKEIYNHPTSLYCANFLGKMNLLPQCFMQGEKELYCRLDAVRLGEHFEHKARISEIVFYGNFYEVTLECENETLMAYSFDDSLSVGDTIGFEIDASRLIRFV; encoded by the coding sequence ATGAAACTTATCGTCACCATTGAAAATTTACACAAACGGTTTTGTAAAGGGAGCATTTGCGTTGCCAATGAAGTTACTTTCTCTATCCAAGAAGGTGAAATTTTTACCATTTTGGGCAGAAGCGGGAGCGGAAAAACCACGCTTTTACGTATGCTAAGTGGTCTTGAAACACCCGATAGTGGGAGAATTTGCATTGGTGATAAAGTCGTATTTGGTGCTAAAACAAACCTCCCACCCAATCAAAGAGACATTGCCATTGTATTTCAAAATTATGCCCTTTTACCGCACCTAAACATTGCACAAAACATCGCTTTTGGAAGTAAAGCGAGTAAAGATGAAGTGTTAGCGGTGATGCAAAAAACAAAGATAGACGCCCTTGCTTCAAAATACCCACATGAAATCAGTGGTGGTCAACAACAACGCGTTGCCCTTGCTCGTGCCATTTTGGATAAGCCCAAAATTCTCCTCTTAGATGAACCACTGAGCAACATTGACACCGAGCTAAGAGCCATTTTAAGGGCAGAGCTTAAAGAGATGATCAAACTCTTTGGCATCACAGCGCTTTTCATCACCCATGACAAAGAAGATGCGTTTTACCTCTCCGACCGCATCGCTATTATGGATGGGGGAGATATTTTGCAAATAGGCACACCTAAAGAGATTTATAATCATCCGACATCCCTTTATTGCGCCAACTTTTTAGGCAAAATGAATCTGTTACCACAATGCTTTATGCAAGGTGAAAAAGAGCTCTATTGCCGTTTGGATGCAGTGCGTTTAGGAGAGCATTTTGAGCACAAAGCACGCATAAGCGAGATAGTCTTTTATGGTAATTTTTACGAAGTCACCTTGGAATGTGAAAATGAGACATTGATGGCATATAGCTTTGATGATAGCCTAAGTGTAGGCGATACAATAGGGTTTGAGATTGATGCGAGTCGTCTAATACGTTTTGTTTAA
- a CDS encoding efflux RND transporter periplasmic adaptor subunit: protein MKYTHLILTALLLLGSQLDAKQMFNVKTIEVKKVLEGSAKEFYGYTKANEESVKEVALRYDAFIEQLYVNKSFTSVKKGEPLAKLYSQEIYTAELELINALRIKSDSMVQSITQKLKLLGVDEKTIAKIIAEKNVPENITIVSPYNGIVTAKAINQGSFVPKGTKLYEISDYTNLWLIVKVYEKDLEFVKKAQNADIFFDMHSKPYKAKIDFIYPKVDPQTKSVDVRLVIDNKELEIYENAFAKARFGTAKREYLALPKSAVMTKGAKTSVFVKGEFEGEYEPREVEAKRLNNDTFEIISGLKEGDVVVANALFMFDADAQNNGGGMQ, encoded by the coding sequence ATGAAATACACCCATCTTATTTTAACAGCGCTTTTACTTTTAGGCTCCCAGCTTGACGCTAAGCAGATGTTTAACGTCAAAACCATCGAAGTGAAAAAAGTCCTTGAAGGCTCCGCTAAAGAGTTTTATGGCTACACCAAAGCCAATGAAGAGAGCGTGAAAGAGGTCGCACTTCGTTATGACGCGTTTATCGAACAGCTTTATGTCAACAAGAGTTTTACCAGTGTTAAAAAAGGCGAACCGCTTGCGAAACTCTACTCGCAGGAGATTTACACTGCGGAGTTGGAGCTCATCAATGCGCTACGCATCAAAAGTGACAGTATGGTTCAAAGCATTACCCAAAAGCTCAAACTCTTAGGGGTTGATGAAAAGACCATCGCGAAGATTATTGCTGAGAAAAACGTACCTGAAAATATCACCATCGTTTCGCCTTACAATGGCATCGTAACAGCCAAAGCTATCAATCAAGGCTCATTCGTTCCTAAAGGGACAAAACTCTACGAGATAAGCGACTATACGAATTTATGGCTTATCGTGAAAGTCTATGAAAAAGACCTTGAGTTTGTAAAGAAAGCGCAAAATGCCGACATCTTTTTTGATATGCATTCAAAACCGTATAAAGCTAAAATCGATTTTATCTACCCTAAAGTCGATCCACAAACTAAGAGTGTGGATGTGCGTTTGGTCATCGATAATAAAGAGCTTGAAATCTACGAAAACGCTTTTGCAAAAGCGCGTTTTGGTACTGCTAAGCGAGAGTACCTCGCCCTTCCAAAAAGTGCGGTGATGACCAAAGGTGCGAAGACGAGTGTTTTTGTCAAAGGCGAATTTGAAGGCGAGTATGAGCCACGTGAAGTTGAAGCAAAACGCCTGAACAACGACACTTTTGAGATTATCTCTGGACTGAAAGAGGGCGATGTGGTTGTTGCAAACGCGCTCTTTATGTTTGATGCCGATGCCCAAAATAACGGAGGGGGAATGCAATGA
- a CDS encoding efflux RND transporter permease subunit: MIESIIEKSVKNRALLLLSLIIAAFVSFWAIKQTPLDALPDLTPPQVIVNVKYLGQSPKIIQDQLIYELTNALLSVAKTKTVRAFTSYENAIVYIIFEESTDLYWARDRVNEVIQNVSKNAPKNATIKLGPDATGIGWAFEYALTSKNRSLDELRSIQDYLYRYALLGVEGVSEVASVGGYVKDYEVTLRPDALYKYDLSIDDLMNALSKNNSDLGGRVVLENGFEQIIQARGFSRSLDDLSNSTIKTVSGIPLKLSDIADIRVVPTYRSGMAELNGEGEVVGGVVVVRHKENAYKVIQAVKEKLSQLHVSDVEVVTTYDRSDLITKAINNLKRALLEESIVVLAVVMLFLLHFRSALVVIIVLPLTIALTFLCMKLFGLESNIMSLGGIAIAIGAMVDACIVMIENAHKKLSYTEVKDEEERKALIIASSKQVGRPIFFALLLIVVSFLPIFALSGQEGALFKPLAYTKTFAMLIGALLSITLVPLLMLYLVKGQILEEHKNPLNRLFIWLYAPLLKLHMRFWYVAIALFMGFLVLGYHTYTKQRWEFMPPLNEQTFMYMPVTPFGISIEMAKEYAQKSNEVIKSFPEVESTFAKAGRAESATDPAPLSMIETIIQLKPKSQWREGMTYEKLRDEMNEQLQMLGLTNSWTYPIRGRIDMLITGIRTPLGIKLYGDNDQALEESANKIASVLANYEGTKSIFADKANSGYYLNMTLKPENIAAYGITKEEILNFVDNAIGGSKVSTFYQGIERYAITLRLEEESRKDLNAIAELPIKTAYGFQRLGHFVELSYDVGASELKSEMGKKVNYIYITLKEGFSSKTYKEEASKILKESVELPTGFYIGWAGESEYLESAMERLQFILPLTLLITFMLIYLGLSSFRNALLVFLTLPLAAVGGFLYVDYLNYNLSIAVIVGFLALIGIAVETAIVMIIYLEEAMAHVKERTAKNVQEAIFEGAVLRVRPKLMTVFAILGGLLPIMWLDGVGSEVMQRIAAPMIGGVVSSAILTLLVIPVLYYMLQKKEG; encoded by the coding sequence ATGATAGAGTCTATCATTGAAAAGAGCGTCAAAAACAGGGCGCTGCTTCTTCTAAGCCTCATTATTGCTGCTTTTGTCTCTTTTTGGGCGATAAAGCAAACACCTTTAGATGCTTTACCCGACCTCACGCCACCGCAAGTCATCGTAAATGTGAAGTACTTGGGACAATCGCCAAAGATCATTCAAGATCAGCTCATTTATGAACTGACCAATGCGCTGTTATCGGTGGCTAAAACCAAAACCGTACGCGCGTTTACCTCGTATGAAAATGCCATAGTGTACATCATCTTTGAAGAGAGTACTGACCTTTACTGGGCGAGAGATAGGGTGAATGAAGTCATCCAAAACGTCTCTAAAAATGCTCCTAAAAATGCGACCATCAAGCTAGGACCCGATGCAACGGGCATCGGCTGGGCTTTTGAGTATGCACTCACTTCTAAAAACAGAAGTTTAGATGAACTTAGAAGTATTCAAGACTACCTTTACCGTTACGCGCTTTTAGGCGTGGAAGGGGTAAGTGAAGTGGCAAGTGTGGGTGGTTACGTGAAAGACTATGAAGTCACACTTCGCCCAGATGCCCTCTACAAGTACGACCTAAGCATCGATGATTTGATGAACGCACTTTCTAAAAACAACAGCGATTTGGGTGGTCGTGTGGTACTTGAAAACGGTTTTGAGCAGATCATTCAAGCCAGAGGTTTTTCAAGATCACTGGATGATCTCTCTAACAGCACCATTAAAACGGTGAGTGGCATTCCGCTTAAACTCTCTGACATCGCTGATATTCGTGTCGTTCCAACCTATAGAAGTGGTATGGCAGAGCTCAATGGCGAGGGTGAAGTCGTGGGTGGTGTCGTTGTTGTACGTCACAAAGAGAACGCGTACAAAGTTATCCAAGCGGTAAAAGAGAAGCTTTCACAGTTGCATGTGAGTGACGTGGAAGTAGTTACGACGTATGATCGAAGCGACCTGATAACAAAAGCGATTAATAATCTCAAACGAGCCCTCTTAGAGGAAAGTATCGTTGTTTTGGCAGTCGTTATGCTTTTCTTGCTGCACTTTAGAAGTGCACTTGTTGTTATCATCGTTCTACCACTGACCATTGCTTTAACCTTTTTATGTATGAAACTTTTTGGGCTAGAATCAAACATTATGAGCTTAGGTGGTATTGCCATAGCCATTGGTGCAATGGTCGATGCGTGTATCGTGATGATTGAAAATGCCCATAAAAAGCTCTCATACACTGAAGTCAAAGACGAAGAGGAGCGCAAAGCTCTCATCATCGCTTCATCCAAACAAGTAGGACGTCCTATCTTTTTTGCACTCTTACTGATTGTGGTGAGTTTCTTACCGATTTTCGCGCTCTCAGGACAAGAAGGGGCACTCTTTAAACCGCTTGCCTACACGAAAACCTTTGCGATGCTGATTGGTGCGTTACTCTCTATCACGTTGGTTCCACTTTTGATGCTGTACCTCGTCAAAGGCCAAATCCTTGAAGAGCATAAAAATCCGCTCAACCGTCTTTTCATTTGGCTCTATGCACCACTTTTAAAACTGCATATGCGTTTTTGGTATGTTGCTATAGCCCTATTTATGGGCTTTTTGGTGCTTGGGTATCACACTTACACCAAACAGCGTTGGGAGTTTATGCCGCCACTCAATGAGCAGACGTTTATGTATATGCCTGTAACGCCTTTTGGCATCAGCATAGAGATGGCAAAAGAGTATGCACAAAAGAGTAACGAGGTCATCAAAAGTTTTCCAGAGGTTGAAAGCACGTTTGCTAAAGCAGGGCGCGCGGAGAGTGCTACTGACCCCGCACCGCTCTCGATGATCGAAACCATTATACAGCTCAAACCAAAATCGCAGTGGCGAGAGGGTATGACGTATGAGAAGCTAAGAGATGAGATGAACGAACAGCTTCAAATGCTGGGGCTTACAAATTCATGGACATATCCAATTCGTGGGCGTATCGATATGCTCATTACAGGTATACGTACCCCTCTTGGCATTAAACTTTACGGTGACAATGACCAAGCGTTGGAAGAGAGTGCGAACAAAATAGCAAGTGTGCTTGCAAACTATGAGGGAACCAAAAGCATTTTTGCGGACAAAGCCAATAGCGGCTACTACCTCAATATGACGTTAAAGCCTGAAAATATCGCTGCGTATGGGATTACAAAAGAGGAAATCCTTAATTTCGTGGATAATGCCATCGGTGGCTCAAAAGTGAGTACCTTTTACCAAGGCATTGAGCGCTATGCGATTACATTAAGGCTGGAAGAAGAGAGTAGAAAAGATCTGAATGCCATTGCGGAGCTTCCCATCAAAACAGCGTATGGGTTCCAGCGTTTAGGGCATTTTGTGGAACTTAGTTACGATGTAGGAGCGAGTGAGCTGAAGTCTGAAATGGGCAAAAAAGTGAACTACATCTACATCACCCTAAAAGAAGGCTTTTCATCTAAAACCTATAAAGAAGAAGCGAGTAAAATTTTAAAAGAGAGTGTGGAACTTCCAACAGGTTTTTACATCGGTTGGGCAGGGGAGAGCGAGTACTTAGAGAGTGCGATGGAGCGCTTGCAGTTTATCTTGCCTCTCACATTGCTCATCACGTTTATGCTCATTTACTTAGGACTGAGCTCGTTTAGAAATGCGCTTTTGGTCTTTTTGACCTTACCACTTGCTGCAGTAGGTGGGTTTTTGTATGTGGACTATTTGAATTATAATCTTTCCATTGCCGTTATCGTGGGCTTTTTAGCGCTGATTGGTATAGCGGTGGAGACGGCGATAGTGATGATTATCTACCTTGAAGAAGCGATGGCTCATGTGAAAGAGCGAACAGCTAAAAATGTTCAAGAAGCCATCTTTGAAGGAGCAGTACTGCGTGTTCGCCCAAAACTGATGACCGTTTTTGCGATTCTTGGAGGACTTTTACCCATCATGTGGCTCGATGGCGTGGGAAGCGAAGTGATGCAACGCATCGCCGCTCCGATGATCGGTGGTGTGGTAAGTTCAGCGATACTCACGCTTTTGGTTATCCCAGTACTTTACTATATGCTACAAAAAAAAGAGGGTTAA
- a CDS encoding HAMP domain-containing sensor histidine kinase — MRFLLIYLGSIYAFICLLAWMFYTIEIKNLHENYALKMRATASSIAHKIVTAHMMEDGTLHQCLAKNAPEICFGLEKEYQLGLFGENNKPLHVSFSEPIDFSKTFYLENDSFYTLDESTQGHLGIHTIVLKHMHISSAVNALHSQVLLYFLLSLAFATFLGYVLAKQFLKPIQEEINHLDTFIKDSTHELNTPITAILMSIGTLKNVDEKKRKRIELSAKRIATLYGNLSFMLLHDKQNEEKNDVDVKKLIEERVEYFADLMASKRIDLSLTLEEKSLHINEESLIKLIDNLFSNAIKYNRLGGTIEVLLDFEKLSVKDSGIGIESSKLGDITKRYKRANSDKGGFGIGLDIVNTICKTNSFRLEIDSKENEGSTFRIYF; from the coding sequence TTGAGGTTTTTACTCATCTACCTTGGTTCTATTTACGCCTTTATCTGCCTACTCGCATGGATGTTTTACACCATCGAGATTAAAAACTTGCATGAAAATTATGCCCTTAAGATGCGTGCCACCGCTTCAAGCATCGCTCATAAAATCGTCACGGCGCACATGATGGAAGATGGAACCTTACACCAATGTCTTGCTAAAAATGCTCCTGAGATATGTTTTGGTTTAGAAAAAGAGTATCAACTTGGACTCTTTGGAGAAAACAATAAACCTTTACATGTCAGTTTTTCGGAGCCTATTGATTTTAGCAAAACCTTTTACCTCGAAAATGATAGTTTTTATACCCTAGATGAGAGCACACAAGGGCATCTTGGTATTCATACCATTGTTCTTAAGCACATGCATATCTCAAGCGCGGTGAATGCGCTTCATTCACAAGTGCTGCTCTATTTTTTACTCAGTCTTGCTTTTGCAACATTTTTGGGTTACGTACTTGCCAAACAATTTCTTAAGCCCATTCAAGAAGAGATCAACCATCTTGATACCTTTATCAAAGACTCCACACATGAGCTCAATACGCCTATTACAGCAATTTTGATGAGCATTGGAACGCTCAAAAATGTGGATGAAAAAAAACGTAAACGTATTGAACTCAGTGCCAAACGCATCGCAACGTTGTATGGCAATCTAAGCTTCATGCTGCTGCACGACAAACAAAATGAAGAGAAAAACGATGTCGATGTCAAAAAACTCATCGAGGAAAGAGTCGAGTATTTTGCGGATTTGATGGCGAGCAAACGCATCGATCTAAGCCTCACACTGGAAGAAAAAAGCCTGCATATCAACGAAGAGAGCCTCATCAAACTTATCGATAACCTGTTCTCAAACGCCATCAAGTATAACCGTTTGGGTGGAACTATCGAAGTGCTACTTGACTTTGAAAAGCTCAGTGTTAAAGACAGTGGCATTGGTATAGAAAGCTCGAAACTGGGCGACATCACCAAACGCTATAAACGTGCTAATAGCGACAAAGGTGGCTTTGGCATTGGTTTAGACATCGTGAACACCATCTGCAAAACCAATAGCTTTAGACTGGAAATAGACTCAAAAGAAAATGAAGGCTCAACGTTTCGCATCTACTTTTAA